GCACAGCAGGGAGCCATCGGCCAGCTCAAAGCGGGAATTGCCGATGCGTGAGGTGAAAAAGTATTGCATTGCTATTCCTCTGGAATGACCACCTCGCAGTAGCACCTGCAGTTAGGGAACTGCCCGGCATGGCCGGTCATACCGTCCAGGGTGGGAGGCTTTGACCAGTCGACATACTGACCTTCCATCAGGCGGTGGGAGTGCCGCACGTCACTATCCTCGGCTGTGCGCCAGATATAACCGCGGGAGCCAATAGCGGTTGAGCGGGCTTGTGTGATGGCGGTAGAAGCGCGGCCCACCTCCGTCCGGGCGATGGTGCGTGCCCGCGCTTCGGTTACTTCACCGGTGCGCATGATTTCCTGCATCAGCGCGCTGGAGCGCTTGCCGGACACCACGGCCTCAATCGCCTGGTTCTGAATGTCGTAGACCCGATCCGCAGCCTGAAGCGGCAGCGATTTGAACAGTTTCACCTGCTCACTGATGATGCTGCGCGTCACCTGCCCCTGACTGCCGGCCATCAGCTCACGCATTCCGGCCGATATCCGCTGTGACCTGTCACGCCACATCGCATCGTCAGCAATCTCCAGCGTGTCAATCAGGCGCCGTGACACCGACTCAGCCCACGGTTCGATCAGGTCGGCGTAGCGCTCAAGCCTCGCCATGATGTCGGTGACGCTATCGTTTGAACCATCGTAAGAACCCTCGACGATCGCCCCGACCGCCTGCGCTATCTTTCGTAGCTGTGTTCTTAGCTGCCGCTCCGCCCTTTTCAGGTTCGGTGGTTTCGATGTTATCGAGGTCTTTCTCGCTCGGCGGCGGGAGGTCACTGGCATTATCAATATCCTCGTCGCTGATGGTTGAGCCGATGCCGGTTACGCGGGCCGTTTCCTGCAGGTGCATAGCGCCAGCTTTCTCGGTCATCAGGCCAGCGTCGACCGCCTTCACGGTGGCATCGACCACTTTATTAGCGGTTTCCGCGCGCTCACTGTCCGGCGTCTGCCACAGCTCGTTAAATTCGAAAGAGAAGTCATCCGGCAGCGGCGTTGAGAACATGCTCATATGCAACACTTCGAACAGCTTACGTACCGGGCGGCGCAGCTTGCGCTCCTGCTGGGTCGACACGTTGTCGTAGTAGTTGGCCAGGTCGGTATCACCGGTGGAGAATCCGGCCGGCGACTGCCCAAACAGGCGCACCAGCGGAATGCCGAATGCGCCGGATACCTGCTGGCCGAACTGCGCCAGCACGTCGCTCAGGCCTGCGTAGGTGTAGGTGTGCGCTTCGAAGGTGTCCTCGGCGTCCATGAGCGTCATGCCTTCGTTGCTCTGGTACTGGCGGATCATGTCCATATGGGACATAAGCCCCTTGAAAGCGGGGTTGTCTTTGCCAAAAGCGAGCATTTTTCGCAGGTCTTTAATGCTGTAAGTTCGCAGGTGGGCTTTGTAAACCAGCTGGGCAACACCGGTAGTCGTGCTGTCGAACGCCAGCAGGCGGTCAAAGCAACGCTCAATCACCGACATGCCCCAGTCGTTTTCCGTCAGCCTCTGCTGGTACGGCAGCGCGATACCGTCGAAGCGGATCAGGCGAGAGTGGTGAATTTTCCACGGCGGGATGCCGGTGGCAGACGTCACAACGCGGTAGAACTCCGGCATACCAAAGTCCGGCCCCAGCTCTTTCACGCGCTGCTCGGTCTGCGCGTTAAGCATCCAGCGGTCCATGACCATGATGCCCTTGAAGGCGTCTTTGCCGATCGTCTCGACGCGCAGCGGCTTGGAGTAGTTCTGGCCGTCAATGAGGATCACACCAACGGCGCCGCCATACAGACGCGCCCACTTGAGCGTGTCGTTCAACGCCTCCCACAGCCCCATCTCATCCCAGGCATTGTCCAGCTGCTTCTTGCGGCCGTCTTCCAGCTTTGAGGTGATGGTGATTCCCTTGCGGGTCATATCGTCGGGGATGGCATCCACGCCAGCGCCAACCAGCCATGACGAGCGATAGGCCTGTTCGACCAGCAGCCGGTTGCGCGAGGTCCAGTTGTTCTTATAGGTGCTGGCACCGGACTGGTTCGACTCATTCAGCCCCAGCCGGGCCACAAAGTTTTCGTAGCTGTCGCGCGTCGGTACAGGCTGCGACACGCTTTCTTTTTCGGACATGTTCAGCCTCTGCCAAGTTGCGCCCACGTGCCAAGGCTATCCGAACTGGTGATATACCCGTCCAGACCGTAGCGAATGGCGTCGATGCAGTGGTTAAATTTGTCGACGATGATCGGGAGTATTTCCCCGGTCTTTTTGTCGACTTTGTAGGAGTAGTGCCGAAACTCGTCGGCGGTATGCTTACAACGTTCGTGGATGATGATCTGCTCGAACCCTTTCAGGTAGGTCACGCCATCCTCAACGCTGCCTTTCCACTTAGCCGCAGCCTCAATAGCGAACCCCTGTCTGGCGATATAGCTGATCGTCTCAGGGCGGGCGTTATCGCCTTTAATCGGCCAGCGGCGCGCCTCCGGTATGGAGTCATAAAACTGGGGCATTTCGTCCAGCTCCACGCCGACGCCGTAGGCCTCATACTCGATGTAGAGCCGGGTGCCGAGCATAAACATGCGGATCAGCGTGCTGGGGTCATTCGCGAAACCGAAGTCACCGCCGAAGAACAGCCGATCAGCCTGCTGCCAGAGGTCATCCGGGAACGCCTCCACGCGGTAGCGGTTACGGAATATCACCGAATCGCTGATCGACTTAGGCTTGCCCAGCCAGATATGCTCGTAGGCGTCATAGTCGACTCGCTTGCAGTACTCCATCTCCTTGCGGAGCGTTTCCGGCAGATACGGGTTGTCGTAGTAGTTCACCTCGACGGTCACGCTGTCGTCCGGCGGGCTGACGATGAACCGCTGGTAGGTAGGGTCTGACTCTTCACCCGGGTTAAACGTCACCCAAATCTCTGAACTTTCCTTACGGATGGTGGGGATCAGGATTGACCAGGAATCTGACGATACCGACTGCGCCTCTTCCACCCAGCAGATATCGACACCCTCCGTCGACTTAATGCCGAGCGGGTCGAAGCGCAGCCCTTTGAACAGGAATTCGCTGCCAGTGGCGCTGGTAATACTCTCGTTGGTGATACGGAACCAGGGGTTAAGCCCCAGCATCTCGATCTGGTCTTTCAGCAGCTTATGCACTGAATCCTTGATCGAGTTCTGTACCTCGCGGGTGCAGAGGATGCGCAGTTTTTTGGCCGAGGCCATCATCACCAGCGCGCGGGCAACTGCCCATGACTTAGCGCCACCGCGCCCGCCGTGGAACGTTTTGTAACGCTTCGGTTTGAATATAGGCTTAAACTTCGGGGGAAACCTGAGATTCATCTCCGCTGTCATCATCCTCTCCAAAGCTGACAACGAACGTTGGTGTAGCCAGTGGCAGGCCATCTTTGCCGACCAGTTCGTTTTTCACGTTATCTTTGAAGGCCTGAACAGTGACGTGCTTGCCGAGCAGCTCAAGGTTCTTCACCTTGTCCGGCCACTTTATCTTTTTCAGAATGCCGACCATTTCCCGATCTTCACCCCTGCCCTCGAACATATCAGCCAGGTCAAAGCCGCTCAGATAGCGACGCCAGGACAGCGGCCATTCGGATACCGGCTTAATGCTCATGTCGTCGGTCATGATGTCGATCACGTCCATCTGGTCTATCTCTACCAGGCGGCGTAACACATAAGCAGCATCAATACTAACTTGCTCATTGCGTTGCTGCTGAAGTTCGGCGATTCTGTTTTGGATGTCTGGTTTTGTGAGGTTCTCACTACCAATCTTCCGGGCGGTATTTGCGCTGTACCCCGCCCGAATTGCCGCTTGCGTGGCGTTCAAATCGATGAGGTACTCGCGACAGAACAAGCTTTGTTTGTCGGTGAGTGCCATTTATATTCTCTGGGAGATGAAATGTCTGATTTAGAAGAAAGAGTCGCGTTTTTGGAAGTTGCGCTTGAGGATGTTCACCTGTCTTTACATGCTTCTCGCGTGGCCATAACGATTTTATCAACTTGTATCAACGCCCAAGGTGGCGATAGAGAGATGCTCAAAAAGGCATTCTTGGAGGGTTCGAGTAAAGCATCGCCTATTAAGTTTGAATTCCCAGTAGAAGAAGGTTATGAAGAGAAGCTGAAATCTAGAATCCTCGAGCTTCTTTAACCCCTTCTTGATAGATAATTTTAATGCCTGATCATTTCAGGCATTGCTCCCTGATGTACTGCTGCAGGTAGCTCACCTGTCCAGTGATGGTGCTGATCCGCTCTCTGAGGGTGAAATAATCCCGTTCAGCGGAGTCAGTAAGTCGGGGGCTGGTTGCATCGCCCACGCTGCCGGCGGTGGTGGCGCTACTCTTTGAGCAGGAGGCGTTGACGCGCAGCCCACACTTGCCAGAGCGAACACACTGCTGCAGATCATCAAGCTTAGCTTTGGCATCAGCCAGTTCTCCGGTGTATTTGGCGTCCAGCGCAGCAACATCGCGCTGGCGTACCTGCATGTCGTCGATAGTCTGCTGACGCTGGGTTGCCAGCAGCTCGGCATCGTCAGCGCGCTGCTTCTCGGCACTGACCTGCCCCAGCAGCACGTAAACCACCAGCGCAGACAGCAGCAGCTCTATGGCAATAATTACCCAGGCGCGTGCTGTCATTTGTCGATCCCCCAGCACGCCAGCTCAGCTTCCTGATCCCGACGCTCAACCTGCCCATAGCAACCGCTGGCCTGGCCTTTGGTCAGCCTGCAGTCGCGGCCCTTGTCGTGGACCCACCAGCGCATCGCCTCGCAGGCACCTTTGCGGTCACCAGCATTCAGGCGCTTGTAGAACGTTGAGGGCAGGCACTTGCCGGGGCCGATGTTGTACGGGCAGAACGAGGCAATGCCCGCCTTCTGCGGCTCGGTCAGTGGCACCTTGACGTTGCGCTCCACCCAGGCCAGCGCTTTACGCTCCTCGATGCCGTTAACCTCTGCGCACTTCTCGGCGGTCAGCCGCATGCCCTTCACCACCGCTTTGCCGTCAACGCGGATCACCCCACGGCAGATAGTCCAGATGCCGGAGCCGTCGAGATAGGCCACCAGCCGGTTGCCCTCTTTCTCGTCCAGGAACCGATCCAGAATGACGGATGCCGGAGCGCCGGCCAGAATTAGCCCCAGCACGGCAGCGCTGATTTTAGTTTTCAGGCTTGCCATCGATCACCCCGCGCTACGCTTCAGCTGGTACTCGCGCCAGCGGTAATACCAGTTCACGCCGAAGGTTCCCAGCGTGCAGATGATGCCAATAACAATCGCCCACTCGTTCAGCGACAGGGCACCAAACAACACCGTGGTCGAGCCGGTACCGAGGGCAGCACCATTTGTGAATTTTTCCATACGCATATCTCTCACCTCCGGTTTGTCCGGGTGGGTGCTGTGTGCTGGTTGAAAGGGGGAAATGAAAAAGCCCCGGCGGTTAGCCAGGGCTTGAAATATGGTGCGCTGACCTTCCAGCCAGCATGGTTCGGATGCGCACACTGATGTGCTTTACGAACTGGCAGACTTTTTCGGCGCTGCCACCGTAACGCGATTTTGCCGGATGCCGCGCTTTCGTGCATTCCGAGCCGATGCACCTCATGACCGATTAGCGGCTTTCGTTCCGATAATGCCAATAAAAAAGCTGCCGTGGCATTCACTAAGAACACTTACGGCAGCTTACCTACTTATTATGGGTAAATGGGTATATAGACGTCAAGCACTTTCACGCAAACTCACGCAACATGCCTAATCTTCTCGACACGTTTGCGGCTATTAAGCGCATTTTTGAGTGGGGAATAGAGTAAGTACAGGCTGGCATTGATGATCTGCGCCACTTCCTTTCGACAGGTCTCCTCTGATGGCTTGCGCCATCCCTCCCCCTTGCGGCCACAGACGAACTTGCGGGGTTTTGCAGTGGCATGGTAGTACGATGCAATGGCTCGTTTAGATGACCCGTGAGAGTAGTAGCTGAGCAGAATACCGAACGCCCGCTGGTCAATGCACATGACGGAATCCACGACCTGAGAAATCAACATTCCGTCATCGTCATTGCACATCGGGCGCGACATCACCCGGGAGGGTTCGACGCTCTCCATCCACTGAGCGATCATGCTGCTCATTCGCTTCTCTAGCCTGCCGCTGTACACCCACGCACCCCACAGTTCCAGCCAGTTATTCAGCCAATCGTGCTGGTCTTTCGTCAGATTCAGTTCACGTACCGGCATGTTTTATCCCCATAAGTTTTTCGGTGTTCCGCAGAATGCGGTAATTAATCTCGAACATTCGGCGCGCGCGGAACATCCGCAGGTAGCGCCATTTCTGCCGGAGGTAGTCGGTCATGCTGCCTGCTCCTGCTGTTTTACCAGTGCCCGTAATTTCGCTCTGTAACGCGCCCTGATGGCGTCGAGATCTTCGCGGGTGTATCGGTGAGGGTTGTTGTCTGTTTCGAGCGCTGTGACGCGCTGGAGGCCGATTTTCGCTATCAGGCTGATGCGGTATGGCCCGATGTTGCCGGAGTGATGGATGTTGCAGGCCGAACACTGGCTGTTGCAGTTGTCCTCGTTGAACCGGTGCTGTGATGCCGCTGCCGTCGTCCTGAAGTGGCCGGCGTGGAAGTTGATTGCAGTGGTGCTGCCGCAGCTGATACAGATATTGCCGTCCCGAGCCCTGATGAAGTCGTTAAACGCCCGCTGGGTCATGCTGATCCAGTGGCTTAACGGCTTGGCGTCTGATTTGCGTTTGTTCCACGCCGCACGTGCGGCTTTTTCCTCGCCCTGTTTTTTGCGTACGGTTTGCTGTCTGGCCAGCTGGATGCCGCATTGGGGGGAACAGACGGTTTGCAGGGTGTTACGGGGGAGGAACTTCTCGGGGCATACTCGGCATTTCTTCGGCTTGGGTGGTTTCGGCTTTGTAGCCTTTGTCATCGCGTCCTCCTCATGCGGTTCCACTTCGCCTGGAGAAGACCGTGCAGGTAGTCAAACGTCGGTATCTGGCTGGCGGTGGGCTGGGGTTTTGGTTTGCGCCGGCTGCGGCTGGTAGAGCGGATCATGGCGTGGTCGAGGCACTGCTGGAATCCTGACCTCATGGCTTCCTCCGTTTGTGCTCGCCGAGTTGCCCGCGGTAAATCATCAGCACACCGTTCACGATGGCGTGATGCGTGGCTTGAAAATCACGCGAATATTTTTTGACGGTGGCCCTGTTCGAGTTCAGCTGTCGTGCAGCCTCAGTCTGATTGCCGCGTGTTACAACGAGCAGTTCAGGAATGGTGCTGAGTGTTCCGATCATGGCTTTACCCCGCGAAGTTGATCGAACATGCGAACGGTGCTCACCTGATTTTTATCTGCCAGGCGGCACACTGAATGCGGTCCGGTACCGCGCCGGGTAATGACGCCCC
This portion of the Erwinia sp. E602 genome encodes:
- a CDS encoding phage minor head protein — its product is MARLERYADLIEPWAESVSRRLIDTLEIADDAMWRDRSQRISAGMRELMAGSQGQVTRSIISEQVKLFKSLPLQAADRVYDIQNQAIEAVVSGKRSSALMQEIMRTGEVTEARARTIARTEVGRASTAITQARSTAIGSRGYIWRTAEDSDVRHSHRLMEGQYVDWSKPPTLDGMTGHAGQFPNCRCYCEVVIPEE
- a CDS encoding DUF1073 domain-containing protein, with protein sequence MSEKESVSQPVPTRDSYENFVARLGLNESNQSGASTYKNNWTSRNRLLVEQAYRSSWLVGAGVDAIPDDMTRKGITITSKLEDGRKKQLDNAWDEMGLWEALNDTLKWARLYGGAVGVILIDGQNYSKPLRVETIGKDAFKGIMVMDRWMLNAQTEQRVKELGPDFGMPEFYRVVTSATGIPPWKIHHSRLIRFDGIALPYQQRLTENDWGMSVIERCFDRLLAFDSTTTGVAQLVYKAHLRTYSIKDLRKMLAFGKDNPAFKGLMSHMDMIRQYQSNEGMTLMDAEDTFEAHTYTYAGLSDVLAQFGQQVSGAFGIPLVRLFGQSPAGFSTGDTDLANYYDNVSTQQERKLRRPVRKLFEVLHMSMFSTPLPDDFSFEFNELWQTPDSERAETANKVVDATVKAVDAGLMTEKAGAMHLQETARVTGIGSTISDEDIDNASDLPPPSEKDLDNIETTEPEKGGAAAKNTATKDSAGGRGDRRGFLRWFKR
- a CDS encoding PBSX family phage terminase large subunit, yielding MNLRFPPKFKPIFKPKRYKTFHGGRGGAKSWAVARALVMMASAKKLRILCTREVQNSIKDSVHKLLKDQIEMLGLNPWFRITNESITSATGSEFLFKGLRFDPLGIKSTEGVDICWVEEAQSVSSDSWSILIPTIRKESSEIWVTFNPGEESDPTYQRFIVSPPDDSVTVEVNYYDNPYLPETLRKEMEYCKRVDYDAYEHIWLGKPKSISDSVIFRNRYRVEAFPDDLWQQADRLFFGGDFGFANDPSTLIRMFMLGTRLYIEYEAYGVGVELDEMPQFYDSIPEARRWPIKGDNARPETISYIARQGFAIEAAAKWKGSVEDGVTYLKGFEQIIIHERCKHTADEFRHYSYKVDKKTGEILPIIVDKFNHCIDAIRYGLDGYITSSDSLGTWAQLGRG
- a CDS encoding terminase small subunit, whose amino-acid sequence is MALTDKQSLFCREYLIDLNATQAAIRAGYSANTARKIGSENLTKPDIQNRIAELQQQRNEQVSIDAAYVLRRLVEIDQMDVIDIMTDDMSIKPVSEWPLSWRRYLSGFDLADMFEGRGEDREMVGILKKIKWPDKVKNLELLGKHVTVQAFKDNVKNELVGKDGLPLATPTFVVSFGEDDDSGDESQVSPEV
- a CDS encoding lysis system o-spanin lipoprotein Rz1 (In lambda-like phage, genes encoding the i-spanin subunit Rz, and the o-spanin subunit Rz1 (this protein) overlap.), yielding MICSSVFALASVGCASTPPAQRVAPPPPAAWAMQPAPDLLTPLNGIISPSESGSAPSLDR
- a CDS encoding lysozyme; this encodes MASLKTKISAAVLGLILAGAPASVILDRFLDEKEGNRLVAYLDGSGIWTICRGVIRVDGKAVVKGMRLTAEKCAEVNGIEERKALAWVERNVKVPLTEPQKAGIASFCPYNIGPGKCLPSTFYKRLNAGDRKGACEAMRWWVHDKGRDCRLTKGQASGCYGQVERRDQEAELACWGIDK
- a CDS encoding phage holin family protein, which produces MRMEKFTNGAALGTGSTTVLFGALSLNEWAIVIGIICTLGTFGVNWYYRWREYQLKRSAG
- a CDS encoding antiterminator Q family protein → MPVRELNLTKDQHDWLNNWLELWGAWVYSGRLEKRMSSMIAQWMESVEPSRVMSRPMCNDDDGMLISQVVDSVMCIDQRAFGILLSYYSHGSSKRAIASYYHATAKPRKFVCGRKGEGWRKPSEETCRKEVAQIINASLYLLYSPLKNALNSRKRVEKIRHVA
- a CDS encoding recombination protein NinG, which codes for MTKATKPKPPKPKKCRVCPEKFLPRNTLQTVCSPQCGIQLARQQTVRKKQGEEKAARAAWNKRKSDAKPLSHWISMTQRAFNDFIRARDGNICISCGSTTAINFHAGHFRTTAAASQHRFNEDNCNSQCSACNIHHSGNIGPYRISLIAKIGLQRVTALETDNNPHRYTREDLDAIRARYRAKLRALVKQQEQAA
- a CDS encoding NinE family protein, with translation MRSGFQQCLDHAMIRSTSRSRRKPKPQPTASQIPTFDYLHGLLQAKWNRMRRTR
- a CDS encoding protein ninH, which gives rise to MIGTLSTIPELLVVTRGNQTEAARQLNSNRATVKKYSRDFQATHHAIVNGVLMIYRGQLGEHKRRKP